The sequence AGGGCAGAGAATCAACCAACCCTACCAACCGGATCTCGGTGGCGTCGAACGACATGAAGATAGCACTCGCGATACCGGCTGGGTCTCCACCATCTCTCTCCCTTCCAACGACAACGACATGCTCTGCTCTCGAAGTCTTCCGGAGAACATCAGGAGCACATGCGAGGATACGAGGATAACGGTCGAGCGGTCGAGCGGGTATAGTGTTTCCCTCCATCTAGAGGGATAGAGAAGCAAACGGGAGGGCAGGAGAGGAAGAGGGCGACGTTGAACGGTGGAGGGGATGAACTGTAGCCGCTAGTGGGGGTGAAGTAGCAACTGTTAAAGAGAGTCTAAGACTATCTGCAGTGAGGAACTTCAACTAGTACGCCATGAAGATAGAGTAATATATATGGTAGAAAAATGTTGCAGCGGGCAATTAGGACAACTAATGTAAGTTTCGTGAGGGAATGAGAGATGCCAAATATAGAGTCCATGCAACTCCTACCGCAAGCTGGCTACGATCCTAGGATTTAGAGGCGGTGAAGGTTATTGTGTGGGGACTAGGGATAGAATAGAGTTGAAAAAAATAATATATGGTAGTTGATATAGAGTTGAGATATAAGTTAATATGATTACAGAGGATTGTGATATATGGTAAAGAATCATGCTGAAGGTGGCATAATATTTTCTTTAGATAGAAATTTAGAGTAACGTGAGTATGGATAGCCTAAACTTCCAGTGCAAGAGAGTGACAGAGAGTGACGTATGGAGGGGGCTTTCTACTTGAGTACCAGTACCTACTCCTGGGTGTGCTATGTGCCTAAGTAGAAGATAGGATGGATCGTGTCCAGCAAGTACTCTAAAGCATCTTGAGAAAATTTACGTCCTTTAtatctccagcagcgtcctctaaatatAAAGGATACTGTtagatcatatatatatatatatatatatatatatatatatatatatatatatatatatatatatatatatatatatatataatttatctCGCCTTTCCTCTATCTATTCAATATTTAAAACAACAGATTTAACAAAAAAATATACATTTGAGAGTACGATAAATATGTACGTACAAAAATTGAAAGTAAAATATGTCTCTAATATAGATATTTATGTACAGAGAACGAGATATAGAGAATATTGTTAGAGAAGGAGGAGATATAGAGGAGAGAATTTTTTAAATAATATTATAAAGAATGAATATAGATGATGAATTTAGAGTGAGTGACATGTTGCTGTCGATACATTTATGCTTCTGGCAAGCCGTTTCAAAGCTTTTGGTCGAGCACAGCCGAGCACCTGTTCTCACGCTTACCAGAAGGACCAACGAGCGATCGTGTTCCTCGTTCAATTCCAGTCCCGTCGCTCTCCAGTCTCCACATCAAATTCATGACGATTGTCCGATTCTTTTAGGACGCCAAGCTAGCTGTTCGGTGACCTGAGCGGCTGAGATGGATTCCCAGCGATTCAATCCAGGGAGGCTTGCCGAGCGTCGTTTCGATGCAATCGAGTGCATCCGTTGCTGGATCAGGACATCTAATCCATCATAATTATAGCAGTACTATCCTATGGCTGCCGTAAACGACCCTGCTTCTATTtagagtttttttaaaaaaaatatatataatgtAGTAGATTAGAGACACGATGCCCTCGTTGAGTGGGTCCAACTGTCGTGCGACTGTTTGTATTTGCTCACACGCCTGACTCTTTCAGTTAGGGTTTGGTACGTCGCTCGTATCCATCCACGCCAGCTCCAAGGCAGTAGGCAGCAGCCGTTCTCGTGGCTCCAGACCGCGCgatagctggctcgcttggtcagtGGAGGAAGTCAGGAAAGGAACAAGAGCCAGCGTGCGCGCGCACACCAAACGACAGCAAGAGACTTTGCTGTTCCAGATTGGAGGCGgagctcggcgcggcggcgctgcAGTCTGCACgactctttctccagctgcccaTTTTATGGTCGCTCGTCAAAAGGACGGCAAGTCGGCATACGAATACCCGTTGAATGAAACCAGGTCTGGCTGTTGCATGTTCCTTGTTCGGTTGTTCGCCCTTGCGCGGGAGCCATTAACAATTTTACCATTGTCATTTGTAGACTTTATCAGTATGTCATCCGATTTATAAACAAATCAAAATTGAGAGCGACAAAATAGCAAGTTTCTCGCGGGCACGTTGCTGCAGGCTGCTACAGTGCTTCCTGCCTGCCACGAGCGATGCAGTATAGTAGGTGCAAACAAAACAATTTGCTAGTGTAATAAATGACAGTTGGACAGCAGTGCCCAATCCCGTTACGGCCTAATTTGGGTAATTTAGTAATAAAAGAAATTAGAGTGAATTGTAATGTATTATAAGAGTTTTTGATTTATTAGGAATTTATACATTCTCCAATCTCTCTAAACCACTTCAATACTAGATATCCAAACTGAGCACACCGGCTGGAGAGAAATGTACGAAGAAACACCGGAGTAGAACTCGATGGGAGCCCAACCCAACAACTCCGCTGCAGCCCAAGAGCAGAGAATGCCAGCCCAATCACGGTTTTCCTTCCCTCTGACCGACCgacgcccggccggcggcggggcCACGCGCCCACGCCTCTCCGCATGACGCAAGAGCCGACGTCACTCCTCCCGATCTGGGCGCGGACGCCAACGACGCGACGGCCCAAGTCGCGACGCCACCAGCTCCCCATCCCCTCGGACGCCATGGAGGAAGCTCGCGACCACAGGCTCTCCTCCACCGCCGGCCGCCCCTTCCTCTCTGGCTTCTGCGCCGCGGCGCTCCGACGTAAGCCCCTCGGCGCccgcgcctccgccgccgccgccgccaccggcgAGGGCCTTGTGCGGCAGCTCGGCGTCCTCGACCTCGTGCTGCTCGGGATCGGTGCGTCCATCGGCGCCGGCATATTCGTCGTCACTGGCACCGTCGCCCGCGACGCCGGCCCAGGTCAACCAACCCTACAGCTCCGTACTAATTTGAATCGAAACCAaacactgctgctgctgctcggtCCAGGCCGACATTTGTATAATGTTTATAATGAGAGCAACAACTTGTTGGTTTCATGGCTAAGTAGAAGCAGTGCGATGGCGCAGTGATTTTGGTGGATCGATCATGCTTGTTGTGGAGCACACTTACGGAAGTGCTCGATTTTTTTCGCTACTTCAAATGCCCCAACTGAAGCGTTGCTCTATTTGCCTAAGTAGCGTGTCGTCCTTCGTTTCGCTCCCGTGGAACTTAAACTAACATGAGGGTATAATATAACAGGTGTCACGATCAGTTTTGTTCTTGCTGGAGCTGCGTGCGTGCTCAATGCCCTGTGCTATGCTGAACTGGCGTCTCGGTTGCCTGCTGTGGTTGGGGGAGCATACTTGTACACGTACGCAGCGTTCAATGAGATCACCGCCTTCTTGGTCTTCACTCAGTTGATGGTGGATTACCATATCGGCGCAGCAAGCATTGCTCGCAGCTTAGCAAGCTACTTTATCGAGTTCTTGGAGCTAATCCCGCTCTTGAAGGGCCAAATTCCAAGCTGGGTAGGCCATGGGGAGGAGTTTTTTGGTGGTGTTGTATCAATTAACATACTGGCCCCCGTTCTTCTCATCATCTTAACTGCGATTCTCTGCTATGGTGTCAAAGAATCATCAGCAGTGAACACGTTTATGACAACATTGAAGGTAAGATTGCTTACATGCCCATATTGGGTTTGTGTTTGCTGCAACTTGAACTTGCTCATTGTTGAATTGGCTAGGCGGTATCTTCATGTAACATCATTGTTAGGTAGGTGGCTAGGTATCCTTTTTCCATATGGTACTAGTTGTTCTATGATAAGAGTTTTTTGTGCTTGCAGAAGGCAATGCTTTTTAATGTTAGGTGTTATGTTTCTCAAGATTTAGTTTTCATGTTTGTGAGGTAGAAGGCATATGCACTGTTGTTTACTACTTTGGACTGATGCACCTGTTTCCAAATGCAGATAATCATTGTTATAGTCATTGTATTTGCTGGTGTGTTTGAGGTGGATGTATCAAACTGGTCTCCGTTTATGCCAAATGGTTTCAAATCTGTAGTGACTGGAGCCACAGTAGTCTTTTTTGCATATGTTGGATTTGATGCGGTTGCTAATTCTGCTGAGGAAGCCAAAAGGCCACAGGTAATTCGTATGCTGGATTTATTGCCCTGTCTTTTTATGGCCATATTCTATTTTTTAGTGAATGTCAGTATTCGTTTTTTACATAATCTATAGATTATAAAAGTGTGAAATGCATTCTAACTTCTTCTGCAAACAAAATTTCCAGAGAGACCTACCCATTGGTATACTAGGAAGCCTTATAGCATGTGTGTTGTTATACGTTGCTGTATGCTTGGTCATTACTGGAATGGTTCCATATACATTACTCGGTGAAGATGCTCCTTTGGCTGAGGCTTTTGCTGCTAAGGGCCTGAAATTTATTACTGTATTGATTAGTATTGGAGCTGTTGCTGGACTTACAACAACACTTCTTGTTGGCTTGTATGTTCAGGTAATACCTTCTAACTTGGCTATGTATGTTTAGATCACACTAGTAGTTTTCACTTAATCAAATTGATCTACTTGATGAGCTTTACATCCTTAATTGTAAACAGTCACGTTTGTACTTTGGACTTGGAAGGGATGGGCTTTTACCTTCAGTATTTGCTGAAGTACACCCAACAAGGCATACTCCTGTACAGTCTCAGATTTGGGTCGGTTGTGTTGCAGCAGTCATGGCAGGCCTCTTTAATGTGCGTATGCTCTCACATATTCTTTCCGTTGGCACTCTGGTATGGAAACTTCAGTAAATATTTCAATCACACTGTCTAATTCCCATCATCGAACAATCGCATGTAACTGCTACTTTTTCCCCTTATTTCTTTCTGGGAGCAGACCGGTTATTCAGTTGTATCAGCTTGTGTGATCACACTAAGATGGAATGACAAAGGAACTAGTCGTCGCTCCCTTGGAAGTATGTCAATTTGGCAAGAGGGTGTTCTAAGTC is a genomic window of Zea mays cultivar B73 chromosome 5, Zm-B73-REFERENCE-NAM-5.0, whole genome shotgun sequence containing:
- the LOC100285703 gene encoding yfnA isoform X1, with the translated sequence MTQEPTSLLPIWARTPTTRRPKSRRHQLPIPSDAMEEARDHRLSSTAGRPFLSGFCAAALRRKPLGARASAAAAATGEGLVRQLGVLDLVLLGIGASIGAGIFVVTGTVARDAGPGVTISFVLAGAACVLNALCYAELASRLPAVVGGAYLYTYAAFNEITAFLVFTQLMVDYHIGAASIARSLASYFIEFLELIPLLKGQIPSWVGHGEEFFGGVVSINILAPVLLIILTAILCYGVKESSAVNTFMTTLKIIIVIVIVFAGVFEVDVSNWSPFMPNGFKSVVTGATVVFFAYVGFDAVANSAEEAKRPQRDLPIGILGSLIACVLLYVAVCLVITGMVPYTLLGEDAPLAEAFAAKGLKFITVLISIGAVAGLTTTLLVGLYVQSRLYFGLGRDGLLPSVFAEVHPTRHTPVQSQIWVGCVAAVMAGLFNVRMLSHILSVGTLTGYSVVSACVITLRWNDKGTSRRSLGSMSIWQEGVLSLVIVALCGFIVGLCYRFNYAIAFMVVAFLIAVAASFALQFRQVYVDPPGFSCPGVPLVPIISVFFNMVLFAQLHEEAWYRFVILSLIAVGVYAGYGQYNAVPSSSEHSTIGYHGIPSEAA
- the LOC100285703 gene encoding yfnA isoform X2 — protein: MTQEPTSLLPIWARTPTTRRPKSRRHQLPIPSDAMEEARDHRLSSTAGRPFLSGFCAAALRRKPLGARASAAAAATGEGLVRQLGVLDLVLLGIGASIGAGIFVVTGTVARDAGPGVTISFVLAGAACVLNALCYAELASRLPAVVGGAYLYTYAAFNEITAFLVFTQLMVDYHIGAASIARSLASYFIEFLELIPLLKGQIPSWVGHGEEFFGGVVSINILAPVLLIILTAILCYGVKESSAVNTFMTTLKIIIVIVIVFAGVFEVDVSNWSPFMPNGFKSVVTGATVVFFAYVGFDAVANSAEEAKRPQRDLPIGILGSLIACVLLYVAVCLVITGMVPYTLLGEDAPLAEAFAAKGLKFITVLISIGAVAGLTTTLLVGLYVQSRLYFGLGRDGLLPSVFAEVHPTRHTPVQSQIWVGCVAAVMAGLFNTGYSVVSACVITLRWNDKGTSRRSLGSMSIWQEGVLSLVIVALCGFIVGLCYRFNYAIAFMVVAFLIAVAASFALQFRQVYVDPPGFSCPGVPLVPIISVFFNMVLFAQLHEEAWYRFVILSLIAVGVYAGYGQYNAVPSSSEHSTIGYHGIPSEAA